The Parashewanella spongiae genome has a window encoding:
- a CDS encoding UPF0158 family protein produces MVIKYSDLESAFDFVSFGSYSDNQAYLSTKTGKVYWVSDNIDEEDEPLPDDLYQSDEYIQVPSKHELDLGKKLVFDFVYQFLASDFETVSQYFRKQGAYGRFKSLLERREKLDEWHKFEEQHNKQALLEWAKENGITVTG; encoded by the coding sequence ATGGTCATCAAATATTCAGATTTAGAAAGTGCATTCGATTTTGTTTCATTTGGTTCTTACTCTGACAATCAGGCTTATCTCAGCACTAAAACAGGTAAGGTTTATTGGGTTTCAGATAATATTGATGAAGAAGATGAGCCACTTCCTGATGATTTGTATCAGTCCGATGAGTATATTCAAGTACCTAGTAAGCATGAGTTAGATCTCGGAAAAAAATTAGTTTTTGATTTTGTTTATCAATTTTTAGCGAGCGATTTTGAAACAGTATCTCAGTACTTCAGAAAGCAGGGCGCTTACGGTCGTTTTAAGTCGCTGTTAGAGCGTAGAGAAAAACTGGATGAATGGCACAAATTTGAAGAGCAACACAATAAACAAGCTTTGCTGGAGTGGGCTAAAGAAAATGGAATTACGGTAACTGGATAG
- a CDS encoding DNA phosphorothioation-associated putative methyltransferase, with the protein MNAQLFAELISKIKIGKHLPEAIYLHKDAFSALPPELQSFIPAVAKAVLLDDENWDLVKLFKKDFRISLLSYPTFYQDSYPTLKQSMNVDLSKLKHKITSYEQTDNPPILHRKETMVLSDDPHYQEFVDITQEGENAGLYENTRTIGFKRNWETLIQNKGFTLVDGRLFRNSAVIKPQESDSIDRHKTAIVRYGLSVPMKLLSKHGYLNGEHSIFDYGCGRQDDLTELNAHGLDATGWDPNFAPDNDKCESDIVNLGFVLNVIEDQEERIEALLGAWDLTQKLLVISVMIANEEYIAQFKPYKDGIITSINTFQKYYAQAEIKGYLERSLQEEPIAIAPGIFYIFKDKIAEQQYLQNKYKRHHKWEQRTSPIKLDSKEKLQLVIAQNEILFQSFWNKCLELGRVPANDEFDDTHKVKELIGSNKKVFELLKETYPKEEYGKYQLAKTEHTEDILLYLCMELFEKRKPYIHQPDSFKRDIKVFFDGYQHARDSAKELLFSIVDTENIEQECIKAHNTLPASLLNEGHSLIFHKDYAEQLPLLLRIYLGAALQMYGEVDDDIDLIKIHIQSGKLTLTAYDDFEKSVPMLVERIKIKMADQDIDFFDYVNKEKRPPLLNKHLFLPESQVQYKKQLSFDRRLAKALEFEHVDEVMMTRSEFESSLLQVNKKISGFKIASK; encoded by the coding sequence ATGAATGCTCAGCTCTTTGCAGAATTAATCTCAAAAATTAAAATTGGCAAACATTTACCTGAAGCTATCTATCTTCATAAAGACGCTTTTTCTGCTCTACCACCTGAGTTGCAATCATTTATTCCAGCCGTTGCTAAAGCTGTCTTGTTAGACGATGAAAACTGGGATTTAGTTAAACTGTTCAAAAAAGACTTTCGCATATCATTACTGTCCTACCCTACTTTTTATCAAGACTCTTATCCCACACTTAAGCAAAGTATGAATGTTGATCTTAGCAAGCTAAAACACAAAATCACATCATACGAACAAACAGACAATCCACCGATATTGCATAGAAAGGAAACAATGGTGCTGTCAGATGATCCACATTACCAAGAGTTTGTTGATATCACACAAGAAGGCGAAAATGCAGGGCTGTATGAAAATACACGTACCATTGGATTTAAAAGAAACTGGGAAACGTTAATTCAAAACAAAGGTTTTACCCTTGTTGACGGCAGACTTTTTAGAAACTCAGCAGTAATCAAACCACAAGAAAGCGATAGCATTGATAGACATAAAACAGCCATAGTGCGTTATGGACTTTCTGTTCCTATGAAGTTGTTGTCAAAACATGGTTACTTAAATGGTGAACACTCTATCTTTGACTACGGTTGTGGACGACAAGATGACTTAACAGAGTTAAATGCCCACGGTCTTGATGCCACAGGTTGGGATCCTAACTTTGCGCCTGACAACGATAAATGTGAGTCTGACATTGTTAACCTTGGTTTCGTGTTAAATGTAATTGAAGATCAAGAAGAAAGAATAGAAGCATTGCTCGGTGCGTGGGATTTAACACAAAAACTGCTTGTTATATCTGTGATGATTGCAAATGAGGAATACATTGCCCAATTTAAACCATACAAAGATGGCATAATTACATCAATCAATACCTTTCAAAAATACTATGCACAAGCTGAAATCAAAGGCTATCTAGAACGCTCATTACAAGAAGAACCCATCGCTATCGCACCCGGTATTTTTTATATTTTCAAAGATAAAATCGCAGAACAACAATACCTGCAAAACAAATATAAGCGTCATCATAAGTGGGAGCAACGCACATCACCGATAAAACTGGATTCTAAAGAGAAACTTCAATTAGTTATTGCTCAAAATGAGATTTTATTTCAAAGTTTTTGGAATAAATGTTTAGAGTTAGGGCGAGTACCTGCTAATGATGAGTTTGATGATACGCATAAGGTGAAAGAGCTCATAGGTTCAAACAAGAAAGTGTTTGAGCTATTAAAAGAAACGTATCCCAAGGAAGAGTATGGGAAATATCAATTAGCAAAGACTGAGCATACCGAAGATATACTGTTGTACCTTTGCATGGAGCTGTTTGAGAAGCGTAAACCCTATATTCATCAGCCAGATTCATTTAAACGAGATATAAAAGTCTTCTTTGATGGTTACCAGCATGCTAGGGACTCAGCTAAAGAGCTTCTATTTTCGATAGTAGATACTGAAAATATTGAGCAAGAATGCATAAAAGCTCATAACACATTACCTGCCAGCCTCTTGAATGAAGGTCACTCCCTAATATTCCATAAAGACTATGCGGAGCAACTTCCCTTACTTTTGAGGATTTATTTAGGTGCAGCTTTACAAATGTATGGTGAAGTTGATGACGATATTGATCTAATAAAAATTCATATTCAATCAGGTAAACTCACCCTAACTGCTTATGACGACTTTGAAAAGTCAGTTCCAATGTTGGTTGAGCGCATAAAAATAAAGATGGCTGACCAAGATATCGATTTCTTTGATTACGTCAATAAAGAAAAGCGCCCTCCTCTTTTAAACAAGCATTTGTTTTTGCCTGAGAGTCAAGTCCAATACAAAAAGCAGTTGAGCTTTGATAGGCGGCTGGCTAAGGCTTTGGAATTTGAACATGTTGATGAAGTGATGATGACCAGAAGTGAATTCGAGTCATCATTGTTACAAGTAAATAAAAAGATATCAGGATTTAAAATTGCTTCAAAATAA
- a CDS encoding restriction endonuclease, whose product MKIFEAGIEALKIIGEPAKLDLLYKVIVDNKLYDFGSKTPLAALRVTLDRHCSNKNISQMHKERYFYKHSDGAFELLKEYRVESRRAFEVREPSKEELLADHYIEQIKDLAAQQREKVKSEILQYLRTISPSEFEEFSRHFLQRYGFTKMQVTPSGRDGGIDVKGSLKIGIAEMGVAAQCKRYCESNKVGRPDISQFRGDITGEFEQGIFITTSSFTKEAMDISFKPGCVPIILIDGEQLAEIMIEKGIGIQAQSILVHDFDADLIFE is encoded by the coding sequence ATGAAAATTTTTGAAGCAGGTATTGAAGCACTTAAGATTATTGGTGAACCAGCAAAATTAGACTTGTTGTACAAGGTAATAGTAGATAACAAGTTGTATGACTTTGGTTCTAAAACTCCTCTGGCTGCTCTCAGGGTAACTTTAGATCGTCATTGTAGTAATAAAAATATCTCTCAAATGCATAAAGAGCGGTACTTTTATAAGCACTCTGATGGTGCTTTCGAGTTACTTAAAGAGTATAGAGTTGAGAGCCGTAGGGCTTTTGAAGTCAGAGAACCAAGCAAAGAAGAGTTATTGGCCGATCATTACATCGAGCAAATTAAAGATTTAGCTGCCCAACAACGAGAAAAAGTAAAATCTGAAATTCTTCAATATTTGCGTACTATATCACCGAGTGAGTTTGAAGAGTTTAGTCGTCACTTTCTTCAACGTTATGGTTTCACAAAAATGCAGGTAACTCCCTCAGGTCGCGATGGCGGGATTGACGTTAAAGGTTCACTAAAAATTGGTATTGCTGAAATGGGCGTCGCGGCACAGTGTAAACGCTATTGCGAGTCAAACAAAGTCGGCAGACCGGACATTTCACAGTTTAGAGGCGATATAACTGGTGAGTTTGAACAGGGTATTTTTATTACGACCAGCTCATTTACCAAAGAAGCAATGGATATATCCTTTAAGCCGGGTTGTGTACCAATAATTTTGATTGATGGTGAACAGTTAGCAGAGATTATGATTGAGAAAGGGATTGGAATTCAAGCTCAATCTATTTTAGTACATGATTTTGATGCAGATTTGATATTTGAGTAA
- the dndA gene encoding cysteine desulfurase DndA gives MTTYLDCNATTPIAPEVAQIVTKYLFEEYGNAGSRTHEFGVNAKQAVELARKSVASVVDADKSEVTFTSGATESNNIAILGLNSFAKTANKKHIITTCIEHKAVLEPIMELEKQGFDVTYIEPSQTGLISPESLKSALRDDTVLVSIMHINNETGCIQDITAFCDVLNESEAYFHVDAAQSFGKYSKYLQNKRIDMISVSGHKIYAPKGVGALITRKRGFKKVPLQPLMYGGGQEKGLRPGTLPVALIAGLGESARLSLSHSEQWQEHCQKLKNKAVEELSCFNIQVNGDNTSASVLNFSIPGLNSEAALVALKGVIAVSNGSACTSSSYTPSHVLTAMQLDDERIDSAIRMSWCYMTKELPLEEMKERISKFL, from the coding sequence ATGACAACTTATTTAGATTGCAATGCTACAACCCCAATTGCTCCAGAAGTAGCACAAATTGTCACCAAATATCTTTTTGAAGAGTATGGGAATGCTGGAAGTCGTACTCATGAGTTTGGTGTTAACGCTAAGCAAGCAGTTGAATTAGCGAGAAAGAGTGTGGCTTCGGTGGTAGATGCAGACAAATCTGAAGTTACCTTTACTAGTGGGGCAACAGAAAGCAACAATATTGCGATACTTGGTCTTAACTCTTTTGCTAAAACGGCAAATAAAAAACACATTATTACGACTTGTATTGAGCATAAGGCGGTCTTAGAACCCATAATGGAACTTGAAAAGCAAGGTTTTGATGTTACGTACATTGAACCGAGCCAAACAGGTTTAATATCTCCTGAAAGTTTAAAGTCAGCATTGCGAGATGATACCGTTCTAGTAAGCATTATGCATATCAATAATGAAACTGGGTGCATACAAGACATTACAGCTTTCTGTGATGTATTAAATGAATCAGAAGCTTATTTTCATGTTGATGCAGCTCAAAGTTTCGGTAAATATTCCAAATATTTACAAAACAAGAGAATAGATATGATCAGTGTGAGTGGTCATAAAATTTATGCACCTAAAGGTGTGGGAGCTTTAATCACTCGCAAGAGAGGTTTTAAGAAAGTCCCTCTACAACCGTTAATGTACGGAGGTGGTCAAGAAAAAGGGCTTAGACCCGGCACATTACCAGTTGCTTTAATTGCTGGGCTTGGGGAGTCGGCTCGCCTTTCATTATCTCATTCTGAGCAGTGGCAGGAACACTGCCAAAAGTTAAAGAATAAAGCGGTTGAAGAATTATCTTGTTTTAATATTCAGGTTAATGGAGATAACACTTCAGCAAGTGTTCTCAATTTTTCTATTCCGGGGCTTAACTCAGAAGCTGCTTTAGTAGCTCTGAAAGGTGTTATCGCCGTATCAAATGGTTCAGCCTGCACTTCATCAAGTTACACTCCCAGTCATGTTTTAACCGCAATGCAGTTAGATGATGAAAGAATAGACAGTGCTATTAGGATGTCTTGGTGTTACATGACAAAAGAGTTACCATTGGAAGAAATGAAAGAAAGGATTTCTAAGTTTCTGTAA
- the dndB gene encoding DNA sulfur modification protein DndB, with product MYEPAFEHVFPAIKGIQAGQEYYVTMCPLKYIPKIFEFHEDELAPEYRAQRTLNDKRIPGLKRYLTENKKSYVFSSITASIAGKVSFVPMEEKGAGSKIGALKIDMDSILNIIDGQHRRAAIEAVLADEPDLANETISVVFFVEKNLSQRQQMFADLNLYQVKVNQSVSKTYNQRDEFAQISREVAIKCKALKGLIDFEQTKLSKRSRKLFTHNALNQSIISLLKGSSELDIKSKIKLSNHFYDEVAKNIAEWDLIKKSKITAGESREDFIHSHSIFLHAIGIVGNQLITSDNWETTLSQLCEIDWHRSATELWEGRCVFNGRLQKNNRTTQLTANLIKQKLGLQLSKDELKTESTLERD from the coding sequence ATGTACGAACCAGCTTTTGAGCATGTTTTTCCAGCAATCAAAGGAATCCAAGCTGGGCAAGAGTACTATGTAACAATGTGCCCACTTAAATATATTCCAAAAATCTTTGAATTTCATGAAGATGAATTGGCACCCGAGTACCGAGCTCAACGAACTCTAAATGATAAGCGTATCCCAGGCTTAAAGCGCTATCTAACAGAAAATAAAAAAAGCTATGTATTTTCTTCTATTACGGCTTCCATTGCAGGGAAAGTCAGCTTTGTTCCGATGGAAGAAAAAGGTGCTGGAAGTAAAATTGGTGCACTAAAAATTGATATGGACAGTATTTTAAATATCATTGACGGGCAGCATAGAAGAGCAGCAATTGAAGCAGTTTTGGCCGACGAACCAGACCTTGCAAATGAAACAATATCCGTTGTGTTTTTTGTAGAAAAAAACTTATCTCAACGACAACAAATGTTTGCAGACTTAAACCTATATCAGGTCAAAGTGAATCAATCTGTTTCAAAAACCTATAACCAGCGTGATGAGTTTGCACAAATATCCCGAGAAGTAGCAATCAAGTGTAAAGCCTTAAAAGGCTTAATCGATTTCGAACAAACAAAGTTAAGTAAGCGTTCGCGAAAGCTTTTTACACACAATGCACTTAATCAGTCCATCATTAGCCTTCTAAAAGGGTCTAGTGAGTTAGATATAAAATCTAAAATAAAACTCAGCAATCACTTTTATGACGAAGTTGCTAAAAATATCGCTGAATGGGATTTGATTAAAAAATCTAAAATCACTGCTGGCGAATCAAGAGAAGACTTTATCCATTCGCATTCGATATTTCTTCACGCTATCGGAATCGTTGGTAATCAGCTTATTACCAGTGATAATTGGGAAACTACGCTTTCTCAACTTTGTGAAATTGACTGGCACAGAAGCGCGACAGAGTTATGGGAAGGTCGTTGCGTATTTAACGGCCGCCTTCAAAAAAATAATCGTACCACACAACTTACCGCTAACTTGATTAAACAGAAATTAGGACTTCAGCTATCGAAAGACGAGCTAAAGACCGAAAGTACTTTGGAAAGAGATTAA
- the dndC gene encoding DNA phosphorothioation system sulfurtransferase DndC, which produces MAVQIQKKIYSAFNESGFKPTVRNLIDKTKRIYQKDDFPWVIGYSGGKDSTAILQIIWSAVAELKSEGKAHKTVHVISTDTLVENPIVALWVERSLNTMRASAEKQGLPIIPHRLTPKVTDRFWVNLIGRGYPAPRYKFRWCTDRLKISPSNTFIKNIVESNHEAILVLGTRKHESTVRAANMESIEQRADNTRKDDGLNVNTQLDRVWVYTPIEDWTNDDVWVYLTQEKNPWGYKNTDLLGMYQGATDGGECPLVVDKSTQSCGDSRFGCYVCTMVGEDKSMAAMIANDEEKEWMLPLLELRNEIDINDSNPVKKSNKIARDKSNRDFRRMNGRLTTHISMKDFSDAKELVDSEDPYELLAQYEDHTDHKYENLPADIVRGPYRQHFREHMLTKVLEAQQHVIETAPEDVKSIELLTLEDLEEIRRVWVDDKKEIEDSVPLIYEKVMRKPYPGNKRVFNPALSSDVLSKLKAHCKKQQDPDGLKYEQLRGLLAIEDKYKHQLRRAKISDDLESEIDKGAFDSIDEARRFALGRVRNDYAIKLKRLEDVGETEEYLKNISANLIVLNAKRDLYKVKKYKALYDNVIDINTLSKDEYPHAHKVTKALKKLYTYFIRQIDISQNLLTKKDKEQKSEHARALKLSSSKSITVNEIMS; this is translated from the coding sequence ATGGCTGTACAAATCCAAAAGAAAATCTATTCAGCATTTAACGAATCAGGGTTTAAGCCTACCGTTCGTAATTTGATAGATAAGACCAAAAGAATATACCAAAAAGATGATTTCCCATGGGTAATTGGGTATAGCGGAGGAAAGGATTCAACAGCCATCTTACAAATCATTTGGTCAGCGGTAGCAGAACTAAAGTCTGAGGGTAAAGCACATAAAACTGTTCATGTTATCAGCACCGATACTTTAGTTGAAAACCCAATCGTTGCCTTATGGGTGGAACGCTCTTTAAACACAATGAGAGCAAGTGCAGAAAAACAAGGCTTACCAATCATCCCCCATCGCCTAACTCCAAAGGTTACAGATAGATTTTGGGTAAACCTGATAGGACGAGGTTACCCAGCGCCAAGATATAAATTTAGATGGTGTACAGACAGACTTAAAATTAGCCCTTCAAATACTTTTATTAAAAATATTGTTGAATCCAATCACGAAGCAATTTTAGTTCTTGGTACTCGAAAACATGAGAGTACAGTACGTGCAGCTAATATGGAAAGTATCGAGCAACGTGCAGATAATACACGTAAAGATGACGGCTTAAATGTTAATACACAGCTAGACCGAGTTTGGGTTTATACCCCAATTGAAGATTGGACGAACGATGATGTATGGGTTTACCTAACACAAGAAAAGAATCCGTGGGGCTATAAAAACACCGATTTATTAGGTATGTACCAAGGTGCAACAGATGGTGGCGAATGCCCTCTTGTCGTTGATAAGTCAACCCAAAGCTGTGGAGACAGTCGTTTTGGTTGTTATGTTTGCACAATGGTTGGCGAAGACAAATCAATGGCTGCAATGATAGCAAACGACGAAGAAAAAGAATGGATGTTGCCACTGCTTGAGCTTCGGAATGAAATTGATATCAACGATTCAAATCCAGTCAAAAAGTCTAATAAAATAGCTAGAGACAAGAGCAACCGTGACTTCAGACGAATGAATGGTCGCTTAACAACACATATTAGTATGAAAGACTTCAGTGATGCCAAAGAGCTTGTAGATTCTGAAGATCCATACGAACTGTTAGCTCAATATGAAGATCATACAGATCATAAATATGAAAACCTTCCTGCAGATATTGTTCGAGGTCCGTATCGACAACACTTCAGAGAACACATGCTCACAAAAGTGCTTGAGGCACAACAGCATGTCATTGAAACCGCACCTGAAGATGTAAAGAGCATCGAGTTACTGACCCTCGAAGATCTAGAAGAGATACGACGAGTTTGGGTTGATGACAAAAAAGAGATAGAAGACTCAGTACCTCTTATTTATGAAAAGGTCATGCGTAAGCCTTATCCAGGTAATAAGCGTGTATTTAACCCCGCACTAAGTTCTGATGTATTGTCAAAATTAAAGGCTCACTGTAAAAAACAACAAGATCCAGATGGCTTAAAGTATGAACAATTACGTGGGTTATTAGCTATCGAAGACAAGTACAAACATCAATTGAGAAGAGCAAAAATCTCAGATGATCTTGAAAGTGAAATAGATAAAGGCGCTTTTGATAGTATTGATGAAGCAAGGCGCTTTGCACTTGGTCGAGTGAGAAATGACTACGCCATCAAACTTAAAAGGCTTGAAGACGTCGGTGAAACAGAAGAGTATTTAAAGAATATTTCTGCAAATCTTATCGTATTAAATGCAAAGCGAGACCTATATAAAGTAAAGAAATATAAAGCCTTATATGACAATGTTATCGACATTAATACGCTTAGTAAGGATGAATATCCCCATGCGCATAAAGTGACAAAAGCACTTAAAAAACTTTATACATACTTCATCAGGCAAATCGATATTTCACAGAACCTACTGACTAAAAAAGACAAAGAGCAAAAAAGTGAGCATGCGAGAGCCTTAAAACTTAGCAGCTCAAAAAGTATTACTGTTAACGAGATTATGTCATGA
- the dndD gene encoding DNA sulfur modification protein DndD, translated as MIFEQLTLINFGIYQGQHIIDLDKVNSSKPIVLFGGLNGGGKTTFLDSLQLALYGKHAKCSNRGRMSYSDFLKQAINRYSEGEKASVSLKFKHKTGIETNHYQITRQWQTKGSQEITDNVTVLVNGEQDDLLTENWNDFVSEFIPQSLSELFFFDGEKIEDLADPSRSAQLIKTGVEALLGLELFSQLTKDLKTQRQRRQERNLTSEASQRANELQERKTQLESNLTELEEDTKKTIQEKEDLEELLKNKEIDLRASGAHLIDSLADVQAAQGRVQSKIEATDANLIKAAASALPLILAKGLLNATKVQSEKEVKSKELQTAQKFIKQQHTDLIEQLKDSLDADAITKIEVALSSIENKATDQVKDTTHYLNSSPAIFDFALSSLDSEAQECALLLKDKQKLKEQLALADKKFDAIPDADSVKEHVTEKHKLELRIDQKRTHLESNIEEINHCKKMMNDVDARLDATLLQQNIETFEQERNQSVAEHLSEMQQIIESFKDDLINENIHKLETKIKSKFGQLERKSNLISKVEINPKSFHLTLIGSDDKLIEPKRLSAGERQLLSVAILWALADESGKEIPTIIDTPMGRLDGEHRTKLVENYFPQAANQVILLSTDEEISGQYYQNIKPYVASEYHIQYQENLKTSTITNGYFGERK; from the coding sequence ATGATTTTTGAACAACTCACTTTAATCAACTTTGGTATCTACCAAGGTCAACACATAATTGATCTAGATAAAGTCAATTCGAGTAAACCGATAGTTTTATTCGGTGGCTTAAACGGTGGCGGTAAAACGACATTTTTAGATTCTCTACAGCTAGCCCTTTATGGTAAACATGCTAAATGTTCAAACCGTGGTCGCATGTCTTATAGTGATTTTTTAAAGCAAGCGATTAACCGCTATAGTGAGGGTGAAAAAGCTTCAGTCTCATTAAAATTCAAGCACAAAACAGGCATTGAAACCAACCATTATCAAATTACTCGTCAATGGCAAACTAAAGGCTCTCAAGAGATTACTGACAATGTCACAGTGCTAGTCAATGGCGAACAAGATGACTTACTTACAGAAAACTGGAATGACTTTGTATCAGAGTTTATACCTCAAAGTTTATCAGAGTTATTTTTCTTTGATGGTGAAAAAATAGAAGATCTTGCCGATCCTTCACGCTCCGCACAGTTAATCAAAACTGGTGTTGAAGCCTTGCTGGGTTTAGAGTTATTTAGCCAATTAACTAAAGACTTAAAAACTCAGCGACAGCGTAGACAAGAGCGAAACTTAACTTCTGAAGCAAGCCAAAGAGCTAATGAGTTACAAGAAAGGAAAACTCAGTTAGAGTCAAATCTAACTGAGCTTGAAGAGGACACAAAAAAAACCATTCAAGAGAAAGAAGATCTTGAAGAACTATTAAAAAATAAAGAAATTGATTTGCGTGCTTCAGGCGCACACTTAATTGATTCTTTAGCTGATGTACAAGCAGCTCAAGGGAGAGTTCAATCAAAAATCGAAGCTACCGATGCAAACTTAATAAAAGCAGCCGCAAGTGCTTTGCCACTCATACTAGCTAAAGGTTTATTAAACGCTACAAAAGTACAATCTGAAAAAGAAGTTAAGTCTAAAGAGTTGCAAACCGCACAGAAGTTCATCAAACAGCAACATACAGATTTAATTGAACAGCTAAAAGACTCACTTGATGCCGACGCCATTACAAAAATTGAAGTTGCATTATCAAGTATTGAAAATAAAGCTACAGATCAAGTTAAAGATACAACACATTACTTAAACTCTAGTCCTGCAATTTTTGACTTTGCGTTATCATCGCTTGATAGTGAAGCACAAGAGTGCGCCTTGCTACTAAAAGATAAACAAAAGCTTAAAGAGCAGCTTGCACTTGCAGATAAAAAATTTGATGCAATCCCTGATGCCGACTCAGTTAAAGAGCACGTTACTGAAAAGCACAAATTGGAGCTCAGAATAGATCAAAAAAGAACACATCTTGAATCTAACATTGAAGAAATTAATCACTGTAAAAAAATGATGAATGATGTAGATGCACGACTAGACGCTACTCTGTTACAGCAAAACATTGAAACATTCGAGCAGGAGCGCAATCAAAGTGTTGCTGAACATTTGTCTGAAATGCAGCAGATTATTGAAAGCTTCAAAGATGATTTAATTAACGAAAATATTCATAAACTTGAAACCAAAATCAAAAGTAAATTTGGCCAACTTGAAAGAAAGAGTAACTTAATATCAAAAGTAGAGATTAACCCGAAAAGCTTCCACCTTACTCTCATTGGTTCCGATGATAAGTTAATCGAGCCTAAGCGTTTATCAGCTGGTGAGAGGCAACTATTATCAGTAGCTATTCTGTGGGCACTAGCTGACGAGTCTGGCAAAGAAATCCCTACCATCATTGATACACCAATGGGTCGCCTTGATGGTGAGCATAGAACGAAGCTTGTAGAAAACTACTTCCCTCAAGCTGCAAATCAAGTGATTTTACTCTCAACTGACGAAGAGATTTCTGGCCAATATTATCAAAACATAAAACCTTATGTGGCCAGCGAATACCATATTCAATACCAAGAAAACCTTAAAACATCCACCATCACGAACGGCTACTTCGGAGAGCGCAAATGA
- the dndE gene encoding DNA sulfur modification protein DndE, which produces MSIETVKLSEKAKNQLVTIKRHTKIENWNVLCRWALMLSLQEKSVPPHEEVHTNSNIEMTWKVFGGEFADIYMAMLKQRIYQDEGQLDKDKLSYFFKLHLHRGISYLFYKTKNIDEMIKLAL; this is translated from the coding sequence ATGAGTATCGAAACCGTTAAGCTTTCTGAAAAAGCAAAAAATCAATTAGTTACCATAAAGCGACACACTAAAATAGAAAATTGGAACGTTTTATGCCGTTGGGCACTTATGCTTTCACTCCAAGAGAAAAGTGTTCCGCCACACGAAGAAGTCCATACAAACAGTAATATAGAAATGACGTGGAAGGTCTTTGGCGGTGAGTTCGCTGATATATACATGGCTATGCTTAAACAGCGTATATATCAAGATGAAGGTCAATTAGATAAAGACAAACTTTCTTATTTCTTTAAGCTCCACCTTCATCGTGGCATTTCATATCTTTTTTATAAAACTAAGAATATTGACGAAATGATAAAGCTGGCTCTATAG